A genome region from Triticum aestivum cultivar Chinese Spring chromosome 2B, IWGSC CS RefSeq v2.1, whole genome shotgun sequence includes the following:
- the LOC123045186 gene encoding nucleolar and coiled-body phosphoprotein 1, which translates to MATSKKGPLYPSRDRATRMAPNLKPSSSETSSSGYGARRARSVPSSPDRKLGPSAAAAAPSASPDMCRPSLSHAGRSISSRTMSGSGPSIHGSKPASKPALARAKSDKVTANSQRPHALAGPLSSSFKDTANSSSTLLKNKLSPRPTPSKGVASPKPSIQRASSPSPSPGALRGGKPLPASSARAPGTAAKKREAAANGGANAISRPRGAPQKAVEPSTTSRKEKDDEPSMQFEESESLTTPSIEDQLQEQLPDPVDLKPIDMAASASASASPRRDQQGPHTQQQGKNEQPEKEGADAGGKNNKPDIAKVADELDREAETEEAITKASSRAEAAQSWRKDDPKSNDVIEEAKSKLLEERQSRVKALVGAFETVMSFKE; encoded by the coding sequence ATGGCGACATCCAAGAAGGGGCCTCTCTATCCCAGCAGGGACAGGGCCACCAGGATGGCCCCCAACCTCAAGCCCTCCAGCAGCGAGACCTCCTCCTCCGGCTACGGCGCGCGCCGGGCGAGGTCAGTGCCGAGTTCCCCAGATCGCAAGCTCGGTCCTTCGGCTGCCGCTGCGGCTCCTTCCGCCTCCCCGGACATGTGCCGTCCCTCATTATCACACGCTGGCCGGTCCATCTCTTCACGGAcaatgtccggctcaggcccatcCATTCATGGCAGCAAGCCAGCCTCAAAGCCGGCTCTGGCTAGAGCGAAATCCGACAAAGTCACCGCCAACTCACAGCGGCCTCATGCGCTCGCTGGGCCGCTCAGCAGTTCGTTCAAGGACACCGCCAACTCGTCTTCTACCTTGCTGAAGAATAAGCTTTCGCCAAGGCCCACCCCTAGCAAAGGGGTGGCGTCCCCAAAGCCGAGCATCCAGAGGGcgtcatcgccatcgccatcgccgggGGCTTTGAGAGGTGGGAAGCCTCTGCCCGCGTCCTCGGCACGCGCGCCAGGCACAGCGGCCAAGAAAAGAGAAGCAGCAGCAAATGGTGGTGCCAACGCAATCTCAAGGCCAAGGGGTGCTCCTCAAAAGGCAGTGGAGCCATCTACTACAAGCAGGAAGGAGAAAGATGACGAGCCGTCGATGCAGTTTGAGGAATCCGAGAGCCTGACCACTCCGTCCATCGAAGATCAGTTGCAGGAGCAGCTTCCTGACCCTGTGGACCTGAAACCCATCGACATGGCTGCTTCCGCTTCCGCTTCTGCTTCACCTCGACGCGATCAGCAGGGGCCGCACACTCAGCAACAAGGCAAGAATGAGCAGCCAGAGAAAGAGGGTGCTGATGCCGGCGGAAAGAACAACAAACCTGACATTGCAAAGGTTGCCGATGAATTGGATCGAGAGGCAGAGACAGAAGAGGCTATAACGAAGGCAAGCAGCAGGGCTGAAGCTGCTCAGTCATGGAGGAAGGATGATCCCAAGAGCAACGACGTGATCGAGGAGGCGAAAAGCAAGCTCCTGGAGGAGAGGCAGAGCAGGGTGAAGGCCTTGGTAGGGGCCTTCGAGACGGTCATGTCCTTCAAGGAGTGA